The following coding sequences lie in one Steroidobacter denitrificans genomic window:
- the guaB gene encoding IMP dehydrogenase: MRILEEALTFDDVLLVPAYSDFLPREADLGSQLTPTIRLNLPILSAAMDTVTEARLAITMAQEGGMGIIHKNMTIVGQAREVGRVKKYESGVIHDPITTSPDKTIREVLELTRSKNISGVPVVVGSKAVGIVTHRDLRFETKLDSPVSSVMTPQERLITVRENAPKDEVLLLLHRHRIEKVLVVDQEFNLKGMITVKDFQKATEFPRASKDERGALRVGAAVGTGADTMERVAALREARVDVIVVDTAHGHSSGVLRMIREIKRTWKDQQVIGGNIVTADAASALVEAGVDAVKVGIGPGSICTTRVVAGVGVPQITAVANVAAALKNTGIPLIADGGIRYSGDIAKALVAGAHCVMMGGMFAGTEESPGEVELYQGASYKSYRGMGSLGAMSQSHGSKDRYFQDATEELEKLVPEGVEGRVLYKGSLVAILHQLAGGLRAAMGYTGSRTIEELRARPSFVRITGAGMRESHVHDVKITKEAPNYRIS; this comes from the coding sequence ATGCGTATTCTCGAGGAAGCACTCACCTTCGACGACGTGCTTCTGGTGCCGGCGTACTCCGATTTCCTGCCGCGCGAAGCCGATCTTGGTTCCCAGCTGACACCCACAATCCGCCTCAATCTGCCCATTCTGTCCGCCGCCATGGATACGGTGACCGAAGCCCGCCTGGCCATCACCATGGCGCAGGAAGGCGGCATGGGCATCATCCACAAGAATATGACTATTGTGGGTCAGGCACGTGAAGTCGGACGGGTCAAGAAGTACGAAAGCGGTGTCATTCATGATCCGATCACGACCTCACCGGACAAGACGATCCGCGAAGTGCTGGAGCTGACGCGTTCCAAGAACATTTCCGGTGTGCCGGTGGTGGTGGGCTCGAAGGCCGTGGGGATCGTTACGCACCGCGACCTGCGATTCGAGACCAAGCTGGATTCGCCGGTGTCTTCCGTCATGACTCCTCAGGAACGATTGATCACCGTGCGCGAGAATGCGCCCAAGGACGAGGTGCTGCTGCTGCTGCATCGGCATCGCATCGAGAAGGTGCTGGTGGTCGACCAGGAGTTCAATCTCAAGGGCATGATCACCGTCAAGGATTTCCAGAAGGCCACCGAGTTTCCGCGCGCCTCGAAGGATGAGCGCGGTGCTTTGCGGGTCGGGGCGGCCGTGGGCACCGGGGCCGATACGATGGAACGGGTCGCCGCGCTGCGCGAGGCGCGGGTGGATGTGATCGTGGTGGATACCGCGCACGGTCATTCCTCAGGCGTGCTGCGGATGATTCGCGAGATCAAGCGCACCTGGAAGGACCAGCAAGTCATCGGCGGCAATATCGTGACAGCCGATGCCGCCAGTGCCCTGGTCGAGGCGGGTGTGGACGCCGTCAAGGTCGGTATCGGTCCGGGGTCGATCTGCACGACACGGGTCGTGGCAGGCGTGGGCGTGCCGCAGATCACTGCCGTGGCGAATGTAGCCGCTGCCTTGAAGAACACCGGCATTCCCTTGATCGCAGACGGCGGCATCCGTTATTCCGGTGATATCGCCAAGGCGCTGGTGGCAGGCGCGCACTGCGTGATGATGGGCGGTATGTTCGCGGGTACCGAAGAGTCCCCAGGCGAAGTGGAGCTGTACCAGGGTGCTTCCTATAAGTCCTACCGGGGCATGGGTTCTCTGGGCGCCATGTCCCAGTCGCATGGCTCGAAGGATCGCTACTTCCAGGATGCCACGGAGGAATTGGAGAAGCTGGTCCCGGAAGGCGTGGAAGGGCGCGTGTTGTACAAGGGGTCCCTGGTGGCCATCCTGCATCAGCTGGCCGGCGGATTGCGTGCAGCCATGGGCTACACCGGCTCGCGCACGATCGAGGAATTGCGTGCGCGTCCGTCGTTCGTACGCATCACCGGTGCCGGTATGCGCGAAAGCCATGTGCATGATGTGAAGATCACCAAGGAAGCGCCGAACTATCGCATCAGCTGA
- the guaA gene encoding glutamine-hydrolyzing GMP synthase, protein MAVDIHAHRILILDFGAQYTQLIARRVRESGVYCEIHPWDMSDEEVRAFGARGVILSGGPESVTQIHSPAAPNAIFELGVPVLGICYGMQTMAQQLGGRVTAAVHREFGYAQVTMVAPCRLFDGLRDHSDAQGRAVLDVWMSHGDRVDELPPGFVATGSTNSVPLAAMADESRRYYGVQFHPEVTHTLQGMQLLERFVREICGCEARWDADNIIADSISRVREQVGSDHVLLGLSGGVDSSVVAALLHQAIGRQLTCVFVDHGLLRQGEGDQVMETFARHMGVRVIRVNAEERFLEALKGEEAPERKRKIIGRLFVEVFEEESAKLQGIHWLAQGTIYPDVIESAGAGIKMPDGTVRAGKAQMIKSHHNVGGLPENMKLKLLEPLRELFKDEVRRIGVELGLPREMVYRHPFPGPGLGVRILGEVTKRYADLLRKADAIYIEELRRHDLYDRSSQAFAVFLPVRSVAVMGDGRRYEYVIALRSVETIDFMTARWSRLPYEFLERVASRIINEVDGISRVTYDISSKPPATIEWE, encoded by the coding sequence ATGGCCGTCGACATCCATGCACATCGTATTCTGATCCTGGACTTCGGCGCGCAATACACACAGCTGATCGCACGGCGGGTGCGTGAAAGCGGGGTCTATTGCGAAATCCATCCCTGGGACATGAGCGACGAGGAGGTACGAGCCTTCGGCGCGCGCGGGGTGATTCTTTCGGGTGGACCGGAATCGGTCACGCAGATCCACTCGCCGGCGGCCCCGAATGCGATATTCGAGCTGGGGGTGCCGGTGCTGGGCATCTGCTACGGCATGCAGACCATGGCGCAGCAGCTGGGCGGCCGGGTCACGGCCGCTGTGCATCGGGAGTTCGGTTATGCGCAGGTGACGATGGTGGCACCGTGCCGCCTGTTCGATGGGCTGCGCGATCACTCGGACGCTCAGGGGCGAGCGGTGCTGGATGTGTGGATGAGCCATGGTGATCGTGTCGATGAGCTGCCGCCGGGCTTTGTGGCTACGGGTTCCACGAACAGTGTGCCGCTGGCCGCCATGGCGGATGAGTCGCGTCGCTACTATGGTGTGCAATTCCATCCGGAAGTGACTCATACCTTGCAGGGCATGCAGTTGCTGGAGCGTTTCGTGCGAGAGATCTGCGGTTGCGAGGCACGCTGGGACGCGGACAACATCATCGCCGATTCGATCTCACGAGTGCGTGAACAGGTGGGCTCCGATCATGTGCTGCTGGGCCTGTCCGGAGGCGTGGACTCCTCGGTGGTGGCGGCGCTGCTGCACCAGGCCATCGGCCGGCAGCTGACCTGCGTATTCGTCGATCACGGCCTGCTGCGCCAGGGAGAGGGCGATCAGGTGATGGAGACCTTCGCCAGGCACATGGGTGTGAGGGTGATCAGGGTCAATGCCGAGGAACGCTTCCTGGAGGCCCTCAAGGGCGAGGAGGCTCCCGAGCGCAAGCGCAAGATCATCGGCCGCCTGTTCGTGGAGGTGTTCGAGGAGGAGTCAGCGAAGCTGCAGGGCATTCACTGGCTGGCACAGGGCACGATCTATCCGGACGTGATCGAATCCGCCGGTGCCGGCATCAAGATGCCCGACGGCACTGTCCGTGCCGGCAAGGCACAGATGATCAAGAGTCACCACAATGTCGGCGGTCTGCCGGAAAACATGAAGCTGAAGCTCCTGGAACCGTTGCGCGAACTGTTCAAGGACGAGGTGCGTCGCATCGGCGTGGAGCTGGGACTGCCGCGCGAGATGGTGTACCGCCATCCGTTCCCCGGCCCGGGCTTGGGAGTGCGCATTCTGGGCGAGGTCACGAAGCGATACGCCGATCTGCTGCGCAAGGCCGACGCCATCTATATCGAGGAACTGCGCAGGCACGATTTGTACGATCGCAGCAGCCAGGCGTTCGCCGTGTTTCTACCGGTGCGTTCGGTCGCCGTCATGGGGGATGGCCGACGCTATGAGTACGTCATCGCCCTGCGTTCGGTCGAGACGATCGACTTCATGACGGCGCGCTGGTCGCGCCTGCCATATGAATTCCTGGAACGGGTCGCCAGCCGCATCATCAACGAGGTCGATGGCATTTCGCGAGTGACATACGACATTTCCAGCAAGCCGCCGGCAACGATCGAGTGGGAGTGA